Proteins co-encoded in one Desulfomicrobium macestii genomic window:
- a CDS encoding response regulator — translation MDEPSILLIDDEEAFVTTLQERLEMRGFSAKVALDGQSGLDMIAEDPPDVIVLDLRMPGISGVEVLRRIRKQWPGLPVIMLSGHGSDMDFETCVHLGAAMYHKKPLDINTLIESVRTVTQGNQHPQR, via the coding sequence ATGGACGAACCCAGCATTTTGCTCATTGATGACGAAGAAGCTTTCGTGACCACGCTGCAAGAGCGGCTTGAGATGCGCGGATTCTCGGCCAAGGTGGCCCTTGACGGTCAAAGCGGACTGGACATGATCGCCGAGGATCCGCCCGACGTGATCGTGCTCGACCTGCGCATGCCGGGAATCAGCGGCGTGGAGGTGTTGCGCCGCATCCGCAAGCAGTGGCCCGGCCTCCCCGTGATCATGCTCAGCGGGCATGGCTCGGACATGGACTTTGAGACCTGCGTCCATCTAGGGGCGGCGATGTATCACAAAAAACCTCTTGATATCAACACGTTGATAGAGAGTGTCCGTACCGTGACCCAAGGCAACCAACATCCCCAGCGGTAA
- a CDS encoding response regulator, whose amino-acid sequence MDMNTWNILLVDDEVDFIVTLAERLELRGVNARVVHDGESALKAVADNVPQVIVLDVMMPGMKGIEVLQKVKSEHPTVQVILLTGQGKTRDGIDGMRHGAFAYLTKPLDLEELIRTINEAINPPEGIQHV is encoded by the coding sequence ATGGATATGAACACATGGAACATCCTGTTGGTGGACGATGAAGTCGATTTCATCGTCACCCTGGCCGAACGTCTGGAACTCAGAGGGGTCAACGCCCGCGTTGTCCATGACGGAGAATCGGCCCTCAAAGCCGTGGCCGACAATGTGCCGCAGGTGATCGTGCTGGACGTCATGATGCCGGGAATGAAGGGAATCGAAGTACTGCAGAAGGTCAAAAGCGAGCACCCGACGGTCCAGGTCATCCTGCTTACCGGGCAGGGCAAGACGCGTGACGGCATCGATGGCATGCGCCACGGCGCCTTTGCCTATCTGACAAAACCCCTTGATCTCGAAGAACTGATCCGAACCATCAACGAGGCCATCAATCCGCCGGAAGGAATTCAACATGTCTGA
- a CDS encoding sensor histidine kinase → MKKILSGPMEAIKADLATEINSPDRYKLLRRKIVSLMALVTLLPLLSLAAINYYEHQSSMSAEIQAPLRALVGKAKHSFELFLAERTSAVSFIASAYSFDELSNDANLQRIFQVMRREFTGFVDLGLIDTAGNQVSYAGPYDLKDRNYTSQDWFHQVQFKGTYISDVFLGFRKFPHVVIAVRHTTESGQSWILRATLDTMHFDRIISAMGLEPGSDAFLVNRNGVLQTESRRYGKVLDMLPFSLPPTNFESNVQGIRDPDQNDIFIASAFIADSDFVLVAVKLKPTFFSTWYTVRLDLLVIFVTGVIFIFIAVYRLTSVLINRLQESDEQRLGAIHQMEHSQKLSSIGRLAAGVAHEINNPLAIINEKAGLMRDIMDLRPDFPDKDKFARQIESILRSVDRCRGITHRMLSFAKRMDVKIEILDLNAVLVETLGFLEREAQYRNIELKRELSMNLPNIATDHGQIQQVFLNILNNALAAVPDGGRIVLSSWNVDDDYVAISIEDNGCGMSDETAKNMFEPFFTTKKEKGTGLGMSITYGIVKRLGGEIKVKSKLNEGTTMTILLPKHPVEG, encoded by the coding sequence ATGAAAAAAATCCTGTCCGGCCCCATGGAAGCCATCAAGGCCGATCTGGCCACGGAGATCAATTCTCCCGACCGCTACAAACTGTTGCGGCGCAAGATCGTTTCGCTCATGGCCCTGGTCACCCTGCTGCCGCTGCTCTCGCTGGCCGCAATCAATTATTACGAGCACCAGAGCTCCATGTCGGCCGAAATCCAGGCCCCGCTCAGGGCGCTGGTGGGCAAGGCCAAGCATTCCTTCGAGCTTTTCCTGGCCGAACGGACCTCGGCGGTGAGCTTCATCGCCTCGGCCTACTCCTTCGACGAACTCTCCAACGACGCCAACCTGCAGCGCATCTTTCAGGTCATGCGCCGCGAATTCACCGGCTTTGTCGATCTCGGGCTCATCGATACCGCCGGCAACCAGGTCAGCTACGCCGGCCCCTACGATCTCAAGGACCGCAACTACACCTCCCAGGACTGGTTTCACCAGGTCCAGTTCAAGGGCACGTACATAAGTGACGTATTCCTGGGTTTTCGCAAATTTCCCCATGTGGTCATCGCGGTGCGGCACACCACGGAAAGCGGTCAGTCATGGATTCTGCGGGCCACCCTCGACACCATGCATTTTGACCGCATCATCTCGGCCATGGGCCTCGAACCGGGCAGCGACGCCTTTCTGGTCAATCGCAACGGAGTCCTGCAGACCGAATCGCGACGCTACGGGAAGGTGCTGGACATGTTGCCCTTCAGCCTGCCGCCAACGAATTTCGAATCCAACGTGCAGGGTATCCGCGACCCCGATCAGAACGACATCTTCATCGCTTCGGCCTTCATCGCCGACTCGGACTTCGTTCTCGTGGCCGTCAAGCTCAAGCCGACGTTCTTCAGCACCTGGTACACGGTTCGCCTTGACCTGCTTGTCATCTTTGTCACCGGCGTCATCTTCATCTTCATCGCCGTCTACCGCCTGACCAGCGTGCTCATCAACCGTTTGCAGGAAAGCGACGAACAGCGCCTCGGCGCCATCCACCAGATGGAGCATTCACAGAAGCTGTCCTCCATCGGTCGCCTGGCCGCGGGCGTCGCGCACGAAATCAACAACCCTCTGGCCATCATCAACGAAAAGGCCGGGCTCATGCGCGACATCATGGACCTGCGGCCCGACTTTCCGGACAAGGACAAGTTTGCCAGACAGATCGAGTCCATTCTCAGATCCGTGGATCGCTGCCGGGGCATCACCCACCGCATGCTCAGCTTCGCCAAGCGCATGGACGTCAAGATCGAGATTCTGGACCTGAACGCCGTGCTGGTCGAAACATTGGGCTTTCTCGAACGCGAGGCCCAATACCGCAATATCGAACTCAAGCGCGAGCTCTCCATGAATCTGCCAAACATCGCCACCGATCACGGCCAGATTCAGCAGGTCTTTCTCAACATCCTGAACAACGCCCTGGCCGCCGTTCCCGACGGTGGGCGGATCGTGCTCTCCAGCTGGAACGTGGATGACGACTATGTCGCCATCTCCATCGAGGACAATGGATGCGGCATGTCCGACGAGACGGCGAAGAACATGTTCGAACCGTTCTTCACCACCAAAAAGGAAAAAGGCACCGGACTTGGCATGTCCATCACTTACGGCATCGTCAAACGCCTGGGCGGAGAGATCAAGGTCAAGAGCAAATTGAACGAGGGCACCACCATGACCATCCTGCTGCCCAAACACCCTGTGGAAGGTTAA